One Cryomorphaceae bacterium genomic region harbors:
- the atpC gene encoding ATP synthase F1 subunit epsilon, whose translation MHLEIIKPESKVFEGEASSVVLPGIDGSLGILNNHAPLITTLRAGTIEVKTAEGKQHSFEVKGGTIEMLNNKLTVLAE comes from the coding sequence ATGCATCTTGAAATCATAAAGCCGGAAAGCAAGGTTTTTGAAGGAGAAGCTTCTTCTGTGGTGCTTCCCGGCATCGACGGTAGCCTCGGTATCCTGAACAACCACGCACCGCTTATCACCACCCTGCGCGCCGGAACCATCGAGGTGAAAACTGCCGAAGGAAAGCAGCACAGTTTTGAAGTGAAAGGTGGCACGATTGAGATGCTCAACAATAAATTGACTGTACTGGCTGAATAA
- a CDS encoding bifunctional riboflavin kinase/FAD synthetase, with translation MKVYQSIDSFAPLAHAVVTPGTFDGVHLGHKTILNRLTEIAAKHKGQSVVLTFHPHPRIVLHGPDTNIRLLTTLEEKTDLLAEAGIDHFIIHPFTPEFSRTSVVHYVRDLLVSQIGMKHMVIGYDHHFGRNREGSLENLQELAPLYDFDIEEIPAQDIDRVNVSSTKIRHALNEGDVERAARYLGYHYRLTASVVTGQQLGRQIGFPTANLELDNPWKMIPAHGVYAVEVTVNGTHHAGMLNIGMRPTIAGSDKTTTLEVHLLDFKGDLYGQQLGIGFVARLRNETRFNSMEQLKEQLIADRERVRETLQRR, from the coding sequence TTGAAAGTTTACCAGAGCATTGATTCCTTCGCTCCACTGGCCCACGCGGTGGTAACGCCGGGTACTTTCGACGGTGTGCACCTCGGACACAAAACCATTCTGAACCGGCTCACCGAAATTGCGGCAAAGCACAAGGGCCAATCGGTGGTGCTTACCTTTCATCCGCACCCGCGCATTGTGCTGCACGGCCCCGACACCAATATCCGCCTGCTCACCACCCTTGAGGAGAAAACCGATTTACTCGCAGAGGCCGGTATTGATCACTTCATCATCCACCCTTTTACCCCCGAATTTTCGCGCACATCGGTGGTGCACTACGTGCGCGATTTGCTGGTGAGCCAAATAGGGATGAAGCACATGGTGATCGGCTACGACCACCACTTTGGCCGCAACCGCGAAGGGAGCCTCGAAAACCTTCAGGAGCTCGCCCCGTTGTACGACTTTGATATTGAAGAAATTCCCGCGCAGGACATTGACCGGGTAAACGTGAGCTCTACCAAAATCCGCCACGCGCTGAACGAAGGTGACGTGGAACGCGCCGCTCGTTACCTGGGCTATCACTATCGCCTAACTGCATCGGTGGTAACCGGGCAGCAACTGGGCAGGCAGATAGGCTTCCCCACGGCCAACCTGGAGCTCGACAATCCCTGGAAGATGATTCCTGCGCATGGCGTGTACGCAGTAGAAGTGACCGTGAATGGAACGCACCATGCCGGAATGCTCAACATCGGCATGCGCCCCACCATCGCCGGTTCCGACAAAACCACTACCCTTGAGGTGCATTTGCTCGATTTTAAAGGCGACCTTTACGGACAGCAATTGGGCATTGGCTTTGTAGCAAGATTGCGCAACGAAACGCGTTTCAACAGCATGGAGCAGCTCAAAGAACAACTTATTGCCGACAGAGAACGGGTGCGCGAAACCCTTCAGCGAAGATGA
- a CDS encoding F0F1 ATP synthase subunit beta — MSQVKGKIIQIIGPVVDVRFENSADIPNILDALEITSHSGQIIVLECQQHVGEDTIRAISMDATDGLSRGMDVVATGQPITMPIGDAVKGRLFNVVGDTIDGIGDVSKEGGYSIHREAPRFEDLSTSEEILYTGIKVIDLIEPYSKGGKIGLFGGAGVGKTVLIQELINNIAKGYEGLSVFAGVGERTREGNDLLREMIEAGIIRYGEAFKKSMEEGGWDLSKVDREELKQSQAAFVFGQMNEPPGARARVALSGLTLAEYFRDGDDEGGGRDILFFIDNIFRFTQAGSEVSALLGRMPSAVGYQPTLASEMGAMQERITSTKRGSITSVQAVYVPADDLTDPAPATTFAHLDATTVLSRKIAELGIYPAVDPLDSTSRILTPEIVGDEHYNTAQRVKETLQRYKELQDIIAILGMDELSEDDKLVVHRARRIQRFLSQPFHVAEQFTGLKGVLVSIEDCIKGFNMILRGEVDQYPEAAFNLKGSIEEVIEEGEKMLASTK; from the coding sequence ATGTCTCAGGTAAAAGGGAAAATCATTCAAATTATCGGTCCGGTTGTGGACGTTCGCTTCGAGAACTCGGCCGACATTCCGAACATTCTCGACGCACTCGAAATCACCAGCCACAGCGGCCAGATCATCGTTCTGGAGTGCCAGCAGCACGTGGGTGAAGACACCATTCGCGCCATTTCGATGGACGCCACCGACGGATTGAGCCGCGGCATGGATGTAGTAGCCACCGGGCAGCCCATTACCATGCCCATTGGTGATGCGGTGAAAGGACGTTTGTTCAATGTGGTAGGCGACACCATTGACGGTATCGGCGATGTGAGCAAAGAGGGCGGATACTCCATCCACCGTGAAGCACCCCGATTTGAAGACCTGAGCACCAGCGAAGAAATTCTCTACACCGGTATCAAAGTGATTGACCTGATTGAGCCTTACTCCAAAGGAGGAAAAATCGGTCTCTTTGGTGGTGCGGGTGTAGGTAAAACCGTACTGATCCAGGAGCTGATCAACAACATTGCAAAAGGATACGAAGGCCTCTCGGTATTTGCCGGTGTGGGAGAGCGTACCCGCGAAGGAAACGACCTTCTGCGCGAAATGATTGAAGCCGGAATTATCCGCTACGGCGAGGCTTTCAAGAAAAGCATGGAAGAAGGCGGCTGGGACCTGAGCAAGGTAGACAGGGAAGAACTGAAGCAATCGCAGGCGGCTTTTGTGTTCGGACAGATGAACGAGCCTCCCGGAGCACGTGCGCGTGTGGCCCTTTCGGGACTTACCCTTGCGGAGTACTTCCGCGATGGTGACGACGAAGGCGGAGGTCGCGACATTCTTTTCTTTATTGACAACATTTTCCGATTTACCCAGGCGGGATCGGAGGTATCCGCACTTTTGGGACGTATGCCCTCTGCTGTGGGTTACCAGCCTACATTGGCCTCTGAGATGGGTGCCATGCAGGAGCGTATCACCTCTACAAAGCGAGGCTCTATTACCTCGGTACAGGCGGTATATGTACCTGCGGATGACTTGACTGACCCGGCACCGGCAACCACCTTTGCCCACCTGGATGCCACCACGGTATTGAGTCGTAAAATTGCCGAGCTGGGTATTTACCCTGCGGTGGATCCATTGGATTCTACCTCGCGCATTCTCACGCCCGAAATTGTGGGTGACGAGCACTACAACACTGCGCAGCGCGTAAAAGAAACCCTTCAGCGATACAAGGAACTTCAGGATATTATCGCCATTCTTGGTATGGACGAATTGAGCGAAGACGATAAGCTGGTGGTGCACCGCGCACGTCGTATTCAGCGATTCCTTTCGCAGCCTTTCCACGTGGCCGAGCAGTTTACCGGCTTGAAAGGTGTGCTGGTATCTATTGAGGACTGTATCAAAGGCTTCAATATGATTCTGCGAGGCGAAGTAGATCAGTACCCCGAAGCAGCCTTCAACCTGAAAGGCTCTATTGAGGAGGTGATTGAAGAAGGAGAGAAAATGCTTGCGAGCACCAAATAA
- the gcvH gene encoding glycine cleavage system protein GcvH produces the protein MNIPDNLKYTKDHEWIRIEGNEAYVGITDFAQGELGDIVFVEIETEGETLDREEVFGSVEAVKTVSDLFMPISGEVLEVNSQLESSPEVVNQDPYGDGWMVKVSVGNPDELNDLLDAAAYRELVG, from the coding sequence ATGAACATACCAGACAATTTAAAGTACACCAAAGACCACGAGTGGATTCGCATCGAAGGCAACGAGGCCTATGTAGGCATTACCGATTTTGCCCAGGGCGAATTGGGCGATATTGTGTTTGTAGAAATTGAAACCGAAGGCGAAACCCTCGACCGCGAAGAGGTCTTCGGATCGGTTGAGGCTGTAAAAACAGTATCCGACCTCTTTATGCCTATCTCAGGTGAGGTGCTTGAAGTAAACAGCCAGCTGGAAAGCTCACCCGAAGTGGTGAACCAGGACCCCTATGGCGATGGCTGGATGGTAAAGGTTTCTGTTGGGAATCCCGATGAACTCAACGACCTACTGGACGCTGCGGCTTACCGCGAGTTGGTGGGATAA
- a CDS encoding leucine-rich repeat domain-containing protein — MKNFLTIAFLLLMATGSRAQFIEDLQQDYDYEFRSLQEALRDPDAVYYLRLNVKKGEIPPEVFTLTNLRSLTLKKGKITQIPAEISALVHLEKLDLTQNKLERFPEEVIGLPQLRILKLGKNPISRLPDEMVNMQKLEVLDLWSTRVSRFPVAIEKMSSLREVDLRMVEVDRDEQSWLKEALPNVNFHFSAPCDCR; from the coding sequence ATGAAAAACTTCCTGACCATAGCGTTTTTACTGCTGATGGCTACCGGCTCACGGGCGCAGTTTATTGAAGACCTGCAGCAGGATTACGACTATGAATTCAGGAGTTTGCAGGAAGCCCTTCGCGACCCCGACGCGGTGTACTACCTGCGCCTCAATGTGAAAAAGGGTGAAATTCCCCCGGAGGTGTTCACCCTTACCAACCTCCGGAGCCTTACCCTGAAAAAAGGCAAAATCACCCAAATTCCGGCGGAAATTTCGGCGCTGGTGCATCTTGAAAAATTAGACCTCACCCAAAACAAGCTGGAGCGTTTTCCGGAGGAGGTTATTGGCCTGCCCCAATTGCGGATTCTCAAGCTGGGGAAAAACCCCATTTCGCGGCTGCCCGACGAAATGGTGAACATGCAAAAACTCGAAGTGCTTGATTTGTGGAGTACCCGGGTGAGCCGCTTTCCTGTGGCGATTGAAAAAATGAGCTCCCTGCGCGAAGTGGATTTGCGCATGGTAGAGGTAGATCGCGACGAGCAGAGCTGGCTCAAAGAGGCGCTGCCCAATGTAAATTTTCATTTTTCGGCTCCCTGCGATTGCCGTTAA
- a CDS encoding energy transducer TonB: MELKKNPEVDLEKRRPALMWMGLLFSLALVLVAFEWKIFDKVDTGLGDLELDMIEEEIIPQSIQKPPPPPPPPAPTTVIEIVDDDEEIEEELELEDMEIDQDTEIEFIEEYEEEVAEEEIFTIVEEMPSFPGGEAKLFEYLGKNIKYPQIAKEAGISGIVYVTFVVDSQGNITEVQVLRGIGGGCDEEAVRVVKNMPKWTPGKQRGKPVKVRYNLPIRFSLK, from the coding sequence ATGGAATTGAAGAAAAACCCGGAAGTAGATTTGGAAAAACGCCGCCCCGCGTTGATGTGGATGGGGCTGCTTTTCTCACTGGCCCTCGTTCTGGTGGCTTTCGAATGGAAAATCTTTGATAAGGTAGATACAGGCCTTGGAGATCTGGAGCTGGATATGATTGAAGAAGAAATCATTCCACAAAGTATCCAGAAGCCACCACCTCCGCCACCGCCACCTGCTCCTACCACCGTCATCGAAATTGTAGATGACGACGAAGAGATTGAGGAAGAACTCGAGCTGGAAGACATGGAGATCGACCAGGATACCGAAATTGAGTTCATCGAAGAGTACGAAGAGGAAGTGGCGGAAGAAGAAATCTTCACCATTGTGGAGGAAATGCCTTCCTTTCCAGGAGGTGAAGCCAAGCTCTTCGAATACCTCGGTAAGAACATTAAATACCCGCAAATCGCCAAGGAAGCCGGTATTTCCGGTATCGTGTACGTAACCTTCGTAGTAGATTCTCAAGGTAACATTACCGAGGTGCAGGTGCTCCGTGGTATTGGTGGAGGCTGTGACGAAGAAGCTGTTCGGGTGGTGAAAAACATGCCCAAATGGACGCCGGGTAAGCAGCGCGGAAAACCTGTAAAAGTGCGCTACAACCTGCCTATACGATTCTCACTGAAATAA